The window AGAAGGCTTGAAAGAATAAGCAATTAAAGCAGAAAAAAGATTAGCAAAAAAATTAATCTGACAGCGATGTCGAGTGTGTTCAAGATTAAAAGTATTTTTAAGTATATTACCAACAGATTCGATAATACCACGTTTTCTCAATAGAAGTTTGTCTTGAAAAGAAAGAAGTTTATTTTTCATATTAGACCTAAGTTTATGAATTAAGTGAATGCCTTTATCAAATAACATATTAAAACATCCAATATAACCTTTATCTGCAACAAGTTTACCAAAGATATTTTTAGTAATACTAGAAACAGTAGATTTATTATTATCAGCAACATTACCAGAAGTAATAGTACAATCTATTATATAACCATACTCATTGATAACAAAATGTAATTTAAATCCGTAAAACCAACCTACTGATGTTTTACCTTTCTTTGCTATATCTTTAAATACTTTATTAGAAGATTTTCTTTTTATATGACATACTTTTAAAGGTAGGCTATCTATAGATGATATACCAGTACAATTTGCTACTCCATATAACTTAAAAAATAATGCCAATGGTATAACTGATAATTTTTTTAGTTCTACAAATCTATTATAGCTAACCAATTTTTTAAAATCTCTGTTCATATTTACAAGTATATGTTTTGTATAATAATCTTTGAATGTTTTATAACCAGAGTAGTGATAATAAACTATTATCGTTAATATTTCACTTATAGTAAGATTAGAACTTCTTTTACGTATTTTTGAGCTTGGCAATAAATTTATTTTAATTTCTTTTTCAAAAAGCTTGCAAAAATCATCGATTTGACAGAAAATATTAATAAGCATTGTTGTTCCTTTATTTTTTGTTTTTTTATTAACAAATAATAAAGGAACTTTTCTTTTTTTCTATTTTTCTTCTTTCTTATATCGAACTGGCGTTAATTATAAGCAAAATACTTAAAATAAAATGGATTAAAGTGCATAAAATAAAATCTTTATATTTAACAATAATATCAATTTTATATTTTAATAATTTGGTATCTATGGAGCATGTAGTTCAAAAAATAAATGAACAATATGCTTGTATATTGAGTATGCCAAATGAATTAATGATAAATATTATTGCCAATGTAATAAAAGAGCATATGAAAGATTGGCAAGATATCTTTAATTTTGATAAAGAAAATTTTAAAAAAGTTATAGAAAATATACGATTAATCTGTCGAAAGTTTAATAGTTATTTTGATGCTGAATACTTAATAAAGATCATAAGAATTTTAAAACAAGAGAGACTTTGCTATTTGTTTATGACTTTAAAAGATCAATTTGAATCAGAAGATAGTATTTTATCATTAGAAGAACTTAATGCAAATTTGATTGAAATATTAAATAAAGAAATACTATCTCAAGCTGATTTAACAGAAGCAGTTAATTTGTTATTACATAATACAGATTTTAATGCTAAAGATAGGAATGGCAATAATGCTTTAATACTTTCTTATATAAAGGGGCATAAATTTTTAGTAAAGGTTATTATTGCCGCAGGTGCAAATATTAATATTCAAGATGAATTAGGAAATACTATACTGATAATTGACTATACTGATAATTGCTTCTGAAGAGGGCGATATAAGTATAATTCCTACGCTGATTGCATTAGGGTCAAATATTTATATTAATGATTTAAAGTTTAAAGAAACTGCTTTAATAAAGGCGGCAAAGTGTGGTCATAAAAATATAGTTAAAATACTTATTAATTCTGGAGCAAATGTTAATATTAAAAATATTTTTGGCGAAACTGCTTTGATTTTAGCCTTAAGAAAAAACTATGAAGAGATTATTAATATTCTTGTTGATTCTGGAGCGGATATTAATGTTAGAGATTCTCAAGGACGAACCCCTATATTTTTTGTCATTAAAGCAAATAATATAGTTTTAGTTAAATTGCTTATTAATCGAGGCGCAGAGGTTAATATTAGGGATGATAATGGAAATACTCCTTTGCTAATGGCATGTGAGTCTATGCTATAATAACAAAGTTACTTATTGACTTTGGCGCAAATGTTAATGTTGCTAATAATAAAGGGATTACTCCTTTAATGGTTGCTTCAAAAGAGGTAGCTGAAATTATAATACCCGAATGTACACTTGCTAATATTAATATGAAAAATAGTTGCGGTCAAAGTGCTTTAAATATAGTTGTTCATAATAGAGATTTTTGTAAAATGCTTATTGAATCCGGTGCTGATGTTAATAGTATTGCTGGTGAAAAAGTATATGGAAGTTGGTTTAAATATTATTTAGGTATCAAAGATAGAATCATAAATATACAAGATAAATATGGTTGTACTTATTTAATGGATGCTGCTTTAAAAGGGGATCTAAAGAGAGTTAAATATTTATTAGCAAATGGAGCAAATCTTAATATTAAAAATGATAATGGTAAGTCAGCATTAATTTATGCTTCAGAGAAAAAGAATATTCCAGTAATTAGATTGCTTATTAAATATGGTGCTGATATAGATGCTCAAGATCGTTATGGTAATACAGCCTTAATTATAGCTATTAGAAGAGGATATAAAAATTTAGCCTTAGAATTGATCTCATCTGGTGCATTGGTTAATCTTAAAAGAAAAGATAAATTGACAGCTTTGTATTTTGCAATAAAAAAGGGGGATAAAGAAATAATTGAGAAAATTAAAATTAGAGTTAGTTATAATAACTAAATTTATTCTATTAAAATGCTGTTAGTTTTTTTGTTGATAATTTTAAAAAGTGGCTTAGGTGCTCTATAATGGCCACATTTAGTACACTTTCCTCTTTCAAACAGTTGTGGGTATCTATCACAAGGACAATAGCATTTAACTTTATGATAATCTTTATAATCGTAACCGTCACATGTATTTGTATGCTTACTATTATCAAGGCAATCTTCGTTTGATATGATAATAAAATTGTTTGATAATAAAAGTAAGCTAATGGATAATTTTTTTAACATAAATAAACTTCTCTAAGGCTAATACTATATATTTTGAATAATAATAAAACAAATATAGTATTCTTTTCAATAAAATTTATATTTTTTATTATAATAAATTTTAATAGAAATCAAATATAAATAAATTATATACATAGTTGTGAATTATAATTATTTTTCGAATTTGATTGATTGTTAATCAAAATTAGATAACCTGATATTAAATATTGCAATTAGACTTTTATATCATTACCTTTATATTTATATAACTATGATTAAATATATTTAAGTTAAATACAATAATATAAGGTGGTAAATGAATATAAAGATTTTTTATATAATTCTAATCATATCTTTAAGCAATCTAAGATCTATGATAAAAATTGAGATTCCTAAACAAGAAGAAGCTGTATTGGGTCTTGAGTTGGAATTATGGGTAAGTATTTTTAGAATACTAATTGAAGGATACATGAATAATTGTAATGATATGTTTGATTTTGATGAAGAGGTTATAGAAAAAATAGAAAATTTACGTTTAACTTGTAAAAAATTTAATAGCTTATTTAAAGCTGATTATTGTTTAAGTAATTTTATAAACGAAAGATGGAAAGTTTTAAAAGGACGTACTCTAAAGCAATATTTACGTTTAAACAAATGTCAAATTCATCTTATGTTAGGTGAATCTCTGAACATGTTAAGTAAAGAAGGATATATTTTTCCCAAACCAAACAGTAGTTTTGAGCAAATTTTAAAAGAAGCTATTTGTTTAATCAGAATAGGTGCCTATCCTGATTGTCAGGATAAGGAAGGTAATACGGTTATACATTGGGCATGTAAGTATGGTTATAAATTCATAGTTAAAATTCTTATAAAATGTAAAGCTGATTTAAACATACAAAATGATCATGGTTTTACGGCTTTAATGTGGGCATGTGACAAAGGCTATTTAAAAATAGTTAAATTACTTCTTGAAGCTGGAGCCCATGTTAATATTAAATGTAGTATGAAAGATAATGCTTTAATTTGTGCTGTTGATTCAGGTTATCAAGATATAGTTAAGATATTGGTGTCTTATAGAGCTAATATTAATGACAAAGGTTTTCAGGATAGAACAGCGTTAATGGTTGCTGCTTTAAGAGGTCATAAAGATATAGCAGAATTTCTTATTAATTCAGGTGCTGATGTTAATATGAAAGATGAAGATGGCAAAACAGCTTTAATTTATGTAGTTTGTGGTTTTATGGCAGATATTAATATCATTCAAAGTTTGATAGATGCAGGAACTAGTGTTAATATACAAGACAATGAAGGAAGAATAGCTTTACATTGGGCTGTATTAAAAGGTTATAAAAAAATAGTTAAGAAACTTATTGATAATAACAGTGATCGAAATATTAGAGATAATGAAGGGAAAAAGCCCAAAGATCTAGCTATTGAAAATGATTATTTGGTTATACTTAATATTTTGTCAAGTTCTGGCAAGTCTAAATGCATTTCTTCTTGATTATTTTATAAATATAATTAATTTTAAACTAAGCCAGTTTAGCTAAAGTAATTATAGAATAAGTTAAGGTTATATGACTAAAAGTATTAGATATACAGTTACATTTTTATTATCAGGAATATTTTTAAATAATATTA of the Candidatus Babela massiliensis genome contains:
- a CDS encoding ankyrin repeat domain-containing protein; this encodes MTILIIASEEGDISIIPTLIALGSNIYINDLKFKETALIKAAKCGHKNIVKILINSGANVNIKNIFGETALILALRKNYEEIINILVDSGADINVRDSQGRTPIFFVIKANNIVLVKLLINRGAEVNIRDDNGNTPLLMACESML
- a CDS encoding ankyrin repeat domain-containing protein, which gives rise to MTKLLIDFGANVNVANNKGITPLMVASKEVAEIIIPECTLANINMKNSCGQSALNIVVHNRDFCKMLIESGADVNSIAGEKVYGSWFKYYLGIKDRIINIQDKYGCTYLMDAALKGDLKRVKYLLANGANLNIKNDNGKSALIYASEKKNIPVIRLLIKYGADIDAQDRYGNTALIIAIRRGYKNLALELISSGALVNLKRKDKLTALYFAIKKGDKEIIEKIKIRVSYNN
- a CDS encoding IS982 family transposase; translated protein: MLINIFCQIDDFCKLFEKEIKINLLPSSKIRKRSSNLTISEILTIIVYYHYSGYKTFKDYYTKHILVNMNRDFKKLVSYNRFVELKKLSVIPLALFFKLYGVANCTGISSIDSLPLKVCHIKRKSSNKVFKDIAKKGKTSVGWFYGFKLHFVINEYGYIIDCTITSGNVADNNKSTVSSITKNIFGKLVADKGYIGCFNMLFDKGIHLIHKLRSNMKNKLLSFQDKLLLRKRGIIESVGNILKNTFNLEHTRHRCQINFFANLFSALIAYSFKPSKPSFAILS
- a CDS encoding ankyrin repeat domain-containing protein, producing the protein MHKIKSLYLTIISILYFNNLVSMEHVVQKINEQYACILSMPNELMINIIANVIKEHMKDWQDIFNFDKENFKKVIENIRLICRKFNSYFDAEYLIKIIRILKQERLCYLFMTLKDQFESEDSILSLEELNANLIEILNKEILSQADLTEAVNLLLHNTDFNAKDRNGNNALILSYIKGHKFLVKVIIAAGANINIQDELGNTILIIDYTDNCF
- a CDS encoding ankyrin repeat domain-containing protein, producing MNIKIFYIILIISLSNLRSMIKIEIPKQEEAVLGLELELWVSIFRILIEGYMNNCNDMFDFDEEVIEKIENLRLTCKKFNSLFKADYCLSNFINERWKVLKGRTLKQYLRLNKCQIHLMLGESLNMLSKEGYIFPKPNSSFEQILKEAICLIRIGAYPDCQDKEGNTVIHWACKYGYKFIVKILIKCKADLNIQNDHGFTALMWACDKGYLKIVKLLLEAGAHVNIKCSMKDNALICAVDSGYQDIVKILVSYRANINDKGFQDRTALMVAALRGHKDIAEFLINSGADVNMKDEDGKTALIYVVCGFMADINIIQSLIDAGTSVNIQDNEGRIALHWAVLKGYKKIVKKLIDNNSDRNIRDNEGKKPKDLAIENDYLVILNILSSSGKSKCISS